CGGCGCAGCGATGCTGTTGAGCTGGGGCTTGCTGGCGATGAGCCTGATCGATATCGATCACCAACTGCTGCCGGACGCGCTGGTGCTGCCGTTACTGTGGCTGGGGCTGATCCTCAACAGTTTTGGCGTTTTTGTGTCATTGCCCGATGCGTTATGGGGCACGGTGGCCGGCTATATGAGCCTGTGGTCGGTGTTCTGGCTGTTCAAACTGATCACCGGCAAGGACGGCATGGGTTACGGTGATTTCAAGCTACTGGCAATGCTTGGCGCCTGGGGTGGCTGGCAGATCCTGCCGATGACGCTGCTGCTGTCGTCCCTGGTGGGCGTGATGGGTGGCCTGATTCTATTGCGCCTGCGCAAAGCCCAAGCCTCCACGCCAATGCCATTTGGTCCGTATCTGGCAATTGCCGGCTGGATTGCATTGCTCTGGGGTGGTCAAATAACCGACTTCTATTTGCAGTCTGTCGGTTTCAGATGACCACTCCTGTTGCAACACCCTGGATTCTTGGCCTCACTGGCGGCATCGGCAGTGGCAAAAGCGCGGCAGCCGAACACTTTGTGAAGCTTGGCGTGGACTTGATTGACGCCGACCACGCCGCCCGCTGGGTAGTCGAACCCGGGCGCCCTGCCCTGGCGCAGATCGCCGCGCATTTCGGTGCGGGCGTGCTGCAGCCTGACGGGCAACTGGACCGTGGCGCGTTGCGCAAGCTGATCTTCGAGGTACCCGACGAGCGTCTTTGGCTGGAAGCGTTGCTGCACCCACTGATCGCCGAGGAGATTCGTAGCCACCTGGCCCGCGCCCAGTCGCCTTATGCGATCCTGGTGTCACCGTTGCTGATCGAGTCCGGCCAGTACACCATGACCCAACGCGTGCTGGTGATCGACGTGCCGCAATCGTTGCAGATTCAGCGTACCCTGCAGCGCGACGGCATCAGCGAAGCGCAGGTGCAGGCGATTCTCAAGGCCCAGGCCACCCGTGAAGACCGCCTGCTCCATGCCGATGACGTGCTGGTCAATGACCAGGACCTGGCCCGGCTGCACGCCGAGGTCGAGCGACTGCACCACTTTTACCTTACTTTGCGTGGAGGCCGATCATGAGCCAACCCTTGAACGTCGAATGCCCAACCTGCGGCGCACCTGTGGAATGGAAAGCGGAAAACGTCAATCGTCCGTTCTGTTCGGACCGTTGCAAACTGATCGACCTGGGCGGCTGGGCGTCAGAAGAACACAAGATCCCGGTCAGCCCGGACGCCGAAGACGATCTGTTCTCCGACGACCTCTTGCCGCGCCACTAAGGGCGCATAAAGCCATAGTCCTGCTGGTCGTCGAGATTCTCTGCCAGGTATTGCAGCTCGTCGGCCAGGTCCTCAAAGCTGCGCACGCCTTTGCTCTGCTGCACCACCGCACTGAGCATGGCGCGCAGGGTCAACCCCGGGTCAAAGCCGATTTCCTGCGCTGCGTCCTGGCTTCTGCGTAACTCCTGCCGTGCCCATTCGTACACACTCATGATTCCGTGCTCCTGGAAATTTCGCAGAGCATGCGACCACTCGTGTGAGCAGGATTTGACCTGGATCAACGGCGTGGATCGTCGTCCTTCCAGGGCGCCGAGAGGTAGCGTGTGCGGTTGAACGTCTCCAGCCACTCCGGGCAAAACACCACCAGGGCGCTGATCACCATGCCATTGATAAAGGCCTCGGGAAAAATGATCAGCCATAGGTAGCCGACAAAATCCTCGATCCATTCGGGCATCGCGAAGCGCCCGTCAAACCACAACAAGCCCAGGCCCGCCAGCAGGCACAACAAGGCCGACAGCGCGGCGGCGAAAAAGCCCGAACAAAAGATATACACAAAGGGATTACGCGGCTTCGCCCGCTCCACCAGCAACGCACAGCCTTCGGTCACCAGCACCGGCAACAGGACCAGCAGCATGCCGTTGATGCCCACTGCCGCCAGGTCCTGGCGACCGAGCAACACCAGGCCGAGCTGTGCGGCAAAGCCGCCGACGATCGCCAGGGGCCAATCGAGCAGCAAGGTCACGGCGGTCATACCGATGAAGTGGTAAGACACGCCTGTATCGAAATCCCGGCGCACCAACCACAACATAAACAACGCGAACACCGTGCCGAACAGCAAATGCTGGCGCCGCCGGTCGGCAAACAGCTCGACCCACGGCGAACGCAGGAGCGCCCACATCACCACCGGCGCATACAGCAGCCAGCCGATGCTGAGGGTTTCCGGCGCCAGCACCGCTGCGCTGATCACGGCTGCACCTGCTCCAGGGCCTGGAAAAGCACCACAAAAAACTTCACTGCACACACCTCTTTGCCCGAAAACGCTCGAGTGGCCAGTCTACACCGACCTTTTGACGCGGGACTTCCTGTAGTCATCATTGGCTGAAGAAGGAAGTCTGTCGACACAAGGAAAGCAGGAACGATCAATGCCAGTGGCCGGCGCGCTGCTGGCTGCTTCTGCGCCCTCACAAGCTCACCGCTGAAGTTCCTGCGCAGGTTCCGGCATCCAGCTGCGCAATTGGAGAGCCACCTGCGCAATCGGGGAAGTTGCCTGGCAGCGCAGTCGCTAGTTTAGGGCCGACCCAAGCAAGACCTTGCGATTGCAGCGCTGCCGCCCGACTAAGGGAAACCTTTATCCGGCATGGAGTTTTCCCCCCTTCGGATGCTGTTCATCTCGATACCGTCGCGGCATC
This genomic window from Pseudomonas sp. Bout1 contains:
- the yacG gene encoding DNA gyrase inhibitor YacG, producing the protein MSQPLNVECPTCGAPVEWKAENVNRPFCSDRCKLIDLGGWASEEHKIPVSPDAEDDLFSDDLLPRH
- a CDS encoding energy-coupling factor ABC transporter permease — its product is MISAAVLAPETLSIGWLLYAPVVMWALLRSPWVELFADRRRQHLLFGTVFALFMLWLVRRDFDTGVSYHFIGMTAVTLLLDWPLAIVGGFAAQLGLVLLGRQDLAAVGINGMLLVLLPVLVTEGCALLVERAKPRNPFVYIFCSGFFAAALSALLCLLAGLGLLWFDGRFAMPEWIEDFVGYLWLIIFPEAFINGMVISALVVFCPEWLETFNRTRYLSAPWKDDDPRR
- a CDS encoding A24 family peptidase, which encodes MSTPLIELFVHQPWGFVSVSLVLGLIVGSFLNVLAWRLPKMLEREWRAQAHEVLGLPAEPVAAAYNLIRPNSCCPHCNHPIRPWENIPLFSYWLLNGRCSSCHQPIGVRYPATELACGLISAYVAWHFGFGWAAGAAMLLSWGLLAMSLIDIDHQLLPDALVLPLLWLGLILNSFGVFVSLPDALWGTVAGYMSLWSVFWLFKLITGKDGMGYGDFKLLAMLGAWGGWQILPMTLLLSSLVGVMGGLILLRLRKAQASTPMPFGPYLAIAGWIALLWGGQITDFYLQSVGFR
- the coaE gene encoding dephospho-CoA kinase (Dephospho-CoA kinase (CoaE) performs the final step in coenzyme A biosynthesis.); its protein translation is MTTPVATPWILGLTGGIGSGKSAAAEHFVKLGVDLIDADHAARWVVEPGRPALAQIAAHFGAGVLQPDGQLDRGALRKLIFEVPDERLWLEALLHPLIAEEIRSHLARAQSPYAILVSPLLIESGQYTMTQRVLVIDVPQSLQIQRTLQRDGISEAQVQAILKAQATREDRLLHADDVLVNDQDLARLHAEVERLHHFYLTLRGGRS